AGTCGGAGCCGAAGTAGCCGCACAGGAACAGCACAAAAACCACATCGCCGCCGTAGCTCGCCTGGAGTTGGCGGATCTTCGTCGCTTCCTCTTTACGCCGCTTGTTCGTATTTGTAAAGTCGCCCGCCGACTTTGCTTCGATCAAAACCGGCAGCCGGCCGGGCTGCGGCCGCGTGGGTTGGACCACCGCATCGATCGGGATGTTGATCTTCTTGGACTCCCCGACAATCACGTTCATGCGGAACGAGTAAGTCCCGGCCGCCATTTCTGCGAGCGGCTTGCCGATGGGATGCGGCTGCCTTCGGTATCCACGTTCATCAAGCCAACTGGCAATAAGGGCAAGTTGCCGCTGTTCCTGAGCGTTGCGGACAATTGGATTGGCCACGGCGCTGCACAGCCGGTCGGCGACGATCGTTGACGCGCGCTCGCGCTCCTGATCAGTCGGTTCTGTTCCGGCGGCGAGCCATGGGAAGACGTCACGATCAAGCAGCTTGGTGAGAATCTTGCAGACTCGATTCAGATTCTCGTCGAGCAACTCCGCCCGCATGCGTTTGGCGAGCCGGCCCTCCTCCATGCTCCCGATGAGCGATTTGCTCGCGCTCGCCAGCCCGACGAGTCGATCGACGGCCAGTGGCGGAGCGGTGCACATGCGCAGCGTCGGGAGTGCCTTCGGATTCACCTTGAGAGTCGCGGCATCCAGCGCCCGGAGATCCCGCATGGCAAGGAGAGCCGCTTTGACGTGCTCAGTCGTCTCTACGCGCGTCTCGCGAAACGCTTCAGGCGCGAACCGCATGAACCACTGGTTGAATTGGTCCACCGACGCCGCGATGTCGGCTTTCCAGAGGTGCGGCTTGTCGGCGTTGACTTTCAAGGTTGCCATGCGGCTCGATTGCACGGTGGGGAGTTGAATCAAAAGGCCGTGTGTCAGTCAGTATACGGAACGCGTTCGGGTACAGCCAATGCGAGGAGCGAGAGTCTGCGGTCTCACCGCTTCCTAGCCATGAGACTGCCTCGGAGTGACCTGCGGCACGATCCGTCGGCTTTCTCGACCGGGTGTCTCAAAGTCTCAACCTTTTCGGGGATGCGGCCCCCCGCCGGCGCGGATCATGTCGCTTGGACTCACTCTCCACCCAGAGACAACTGGCGCCGCGCCCACTCCCTCCACTGCTCGGTTTCACCGCGCATGGCAATCTCTTCAAGGAGTCCGTGGGTCCGATCATCGGTGTGTCGATACCGCAGTTGAAGCCGCGCCAGCGCCTCGGTCGTCGCGATGTGGCCCGGATAGACCTGCAACGCCGAGTCGCACGCCGCGAGCGCTTCGTCCACCCGGCCGGCCCGCTCGAGTGCGAGTGCCAGGTTGAGCCGCGGATCGGGGTGGCCAGGCATGAGTTTCCGAGCCCATTCGAACTCGTTGGCCGCTTCGTAGAGTTCGCCGCGATTGAGATGAAGCACTCCCAGATTGTTGTGGGCTGGTCCGTGATAGAGGTCGAACGTCAGCGCTTCGCGCAGCAACGTCTCAGCGCGCGCCGGGTCGCTCTCCATCAGTTCCGCCGCCTGTCGAGTCAGCCGCTGAGCCTCAAGCGGATTGCGAGCCACTTCCTTCGGCTGGCTGTACGGGCCGACGGAGCGGCTGCCAGCACATCCCGCCGATGTCAAAACGAGCGCGACGGCCATCGCGCAAACGAGTATGACCAGAAGTTTCAGCTTCATGTGCTCTTCACTCCCACTTCCGCTACGTCCGCGCCAGATAGACTGCACTGATGTGGAGCCGCAGATCGTACAACTCCGACTCGTTCTGATCGCGTCGATGGGTCAGTTCCAGCCGGCCCGAAGACCACTGATCCTGCACCGACTCCCATCGCTCGAGGAACTGGCCGATCTGGGCCGGCGTGAGTCGTTCGAGGCTGATGGCCAGTGACTGTCGCCTCAGCGCCGGTTCGCTTCCTTGAGAGCTGGTCACCGCGGAATCCACGCCCTCGCCAATGCCCTTGAGGCGGTCGGCGGGTATCCCGGCATCGACGAGGGCCGCGTTCACCAGCGCCAAAACGTCTGTCGTAGGTCGCTCACGCCAGGCGACGAGGTTGCGCTTTGCCCGAAGCTCAAAAACCCGCTCTGCGTCACGGTGCAGTTGATCCAGAATGCCGGCCGCCGACTCGTGCTGCAGCCGAGCCCCTTTGACCCGATGCAGTTGCACCGCGATCACGCACAGAGCGGCTGCGATGAGAAGAGCCAAGATCAAGGACGGGCGCATGCGTGTCATGAGCCCCCTCCGTCCGCCACTTCACGGCGAATCGCCCGTGGAACCAATTTCCACGTCAATCGCACACCGTTGGTCACCGCGCTGATCTGGGGCTGCCGCGCCTCCCACTGGTCCGGCAACTCGAATGCGGAGACGAATTCTTGCGCCGCAGGCGCCGTGGGCAGCAAGCCCACCAGTGTGATCGAATCGGTCGTCACGCTGAGCGACTCCGTCATGATCCGCTGCTGCGAGGGCCACCGCTCGAACAGGCGCGCGAGCACCTGCGCGGCCTGCGGATCGTCAGAACCGACCGACTGCAAGGCGCCCCCTCTGGTGCGCTCGAGCTGGCGGAGTTCGGCCACGAGGCGCAACGCGGGAGGCTGGCTTGAGGGCGCGGTGCTCTGCGGCGGATAGAGATAGTTGAACGCGGACTCACGCGCGGACACCATTCCCCCGGTGGCGCGATGCCACGCGCCGATGCGGCGCTCCGCCCCGAACGCAACGGCGACGGTGATGATTGCGATCGCCGTCGCGGATTCGAGAAGCAGCCGCCGGCGCTCCCGCTTCACAGGCGCCGGCTCATGGCGACCGATCAGGAAGTTGATCGATCCAACGTCGGCATCGAATCCGGTGCCGAGATCAGACGGAAAGGCCTCCGGACCGAGTGTCAGCGCATCGTGGAGTTCGGCGTTCTCCAGGATCCGAGCATGTTCAACCCCGCACGCGATGAATCGATCGCCTTTCACCGGCACGTACGCGGCCTGAATGCGGTCTACCGGGACTGGCAGTTCGGACTCGAAGAGAAACCCGAGCGCCTCGTCGCTGGGCCGGCGACGCAGGAGTCGTCTTGGCACGACCGATGCGTCGAGGACGGCCCAGTAGAAGCGATGCGCCGGCCAGACGACGTGTTCTCGCGCTTTCACGAGCGTACTCATGGCTGAGTCCCCTGGTGCCGCCCCAGTGTGAGGCGAGTCCCGGACTCGGCCGGGGGCGGCGTCAGTGCCAGACGGAAGGTGCGCGAACCATCGCGCAAATCCACACCGCGCTGGTCCACTTTCTCGATTTCCAAGCGGCCGACGCGATCGCCGGCCGCAACCATGTGGAGTCGGTCAGCGCCCACCTCATAGAGGGCGGCGACGAGTCTCTCCGACTCAGTGATGATCGCGATCAGTTCAAGGTTGGGCGGAGGAGGAGGATCCTCTTCCTTGCTCGCTGTTGCCGACTCGGGTTGC
The DNA window shown above is from Phycisphaerales bacterium and carries:
- a CDS encoding tetratricopeptide repeat protein; translated protein: MKLKLLVILVCAMAVALVLTSAGCAGSRSVGPYSQPKEVARNPLEAQRLTRQAAELMESDPARAETLLREALTFDLYHGPAHNNLGVLHLNRGELYEAANEFEWARKLMPGHPDPRLNLALALERAGRVDEALAACDSALQVYPGHIATTEALARLQLRYRHTDDRTHGLLEEIAMRGETEQWREWARRQLSLGGE
- a CDS encoding XamI family restriction endonuclease, producing the protein MATLKVNADKPHLWKADIAASVDQFNQWFMRFAPEAFRETRVETTEHVKAALLAMRDLRALDAATLKVNPKALPTLRMCTAPPLAVDRLVGLASASKSLIGSMEEGRLAKRMRAELLDENLNRVCKILTKLLDRDVFPWLAAGTEPTDQERERASTIVADRLCSAVANPIVRNAQEQRQLALIASWLDERGYRRQPHPIGKPLAEMAAGTYSFRMNVIVGESKKINIPIDAVVQPTRPQPGRLPVLIEAKSAGDFTNTNKRRKEEATKIRQLQASYGGDVVFVLFLCGYFGSDYLGYEAAEGIDWVWEHRIEDLARLGL